Proteins co-encoded in one Acidovorax sp. 69 genomic window:
- a CDS encoding diguanylate cyclase, producing the protein MTLRTRFSDHSLRMQIALVFGTLVVGLAVLLSLGFGELLKHRIQRDAGKSLQVVAENAGKLLAQGLMQRSLEAEVMASAEVVWSKGLDSIEAQHMLARSQAMQPTNVWIGVADTQGVVRSATHGLLVGQSVAQRPWFQRGLTEMHVGDVHPAKLLEKLLPPTAGGEPYRFVDFAAPIRIGPTTVGVLGIHGSWEWTREVLETLTPPSSDESALELFIFDRQGQLIFAPSGQTEAFQAAGQRLPEGIHVNNNRDGGRMQTTVVPWLDGKRYLTAATQLQPRNAASDLGWRIVARQPVETAFAEADSTVRMALLIGLAAAFFASVLAWLAARRLSVDLYALADAASAVEAGQPGSDIPAVHSNREVGQLSQALGRMTHRLLAAREAMEETVRMRTLELEAANRALDLQARTDALTGLLNRRGFETQLAFALALARRSSRALSLIAVDVDHFKRVNDTYGHGAGDEVLRKLARTLEARLRGSDVIARLGGEEFVALLPDTDLAGAQAIAQTLVTAMADHQDPVVGTITVSAGVATMRSAEDKGIDILRRADIALYEAKGQGRNRVCVET; encoded by the coding sequence ATGACCCTGCGCACGCGCTTCTCAGACCACAGTCTGCGCATGCAGATTGCGCTGGTGTTTGGCACGCTGGTCGTCGGACTCGCTGTGCTGCTATCGCTAGGGTTTGGCGAATTGCTCAAACACCGCATCCAGCGTGATGCCGGCAAATCGCTGCAAGTGGTGGCCGAAAACGCCGGCAAGCTCCTGGCTCAGGGATTGATGCAGCGCAGCCTGGAGGCCGAGGTGATGGCCAGTGCCGAAGTCGTCTGGTCCAAAGGACTGGACTCGATCGAGGCCCAACATATGCTCGCCCGCAGCCAAGCGATGCAACCCACCAATGTCTGGATTGGCGTGGCCGACACCCAGGGCGTCGTGCGCAGTGCCACGCATGGCCTGCTCGTAGGCCAAAGCGTGGCCCAGCGGCCCTGGTTTCAGCGTGGCCTCACGGAGATGCATGTGGGCGACGTGCACCCTGCCAAGCTCCTGGAGAAGCTGCTGCCGCCCACGGCGGGCGGAGAGCCCTACCGGTTTGTGGATTTCGCGGCACCCATCCGCATCGGCCCGACCACTGTGGGCGTGCTGGGCATTCACGGCAGCTGGGAGTGGACGCGTGAAGTGCTCGAAACCCTTACTCCGCCTTCGTCCGACGAGAGCGCACTGGAACTCTTTATCTTTGATCGCCAGGGACAACTGATTTTTGCACCCAGTGGGCAGACCGAGGCCTTTCAAGCGGCTGGCCAGCGCCTGCCCGAGGGCATCCATGTCAACAACAACCGCGACGGCGGGCGCATGCAGACCACTGTGGTGCCCTGGCTGGATGGCAAGCGCTACCTCACGGCGGCCACCCAGCTCCAGCCGCGCAACGCTGCCAGCGACCTGGGCTGGCGCATCGTGGCGCGCCAGCCAGTCGAAACAGCCTTTGCAGAGGCGGACAGCACGGTCCGCATGGCCCTGCTCATCGGCCTGGCGGCCGCCTTTTTTGCATCCGTGCTGGCATGGCTGGCGGCCCGACGGCTGAGCGTGGACCTGTATGCGCTGGCCGATGCCGCGAGTGCCGTCGAAGCGGGCCAACCCGGCAGCGACATCCCAGCCGTCCACAGCAACCGCGAAGTCGGCCAACTATCGCAAGCGCTCGGCCGCATGACCCATCGGCTGCTCGCAGCCCGCGAGGCCATGGAAGAAACAGTGCGCATGCGCACGCTGGAGCTGGAAGCCGCCAACCGGGCACTTGATTTGCAGGCCCGTACCGATGCACTCACCGGCTTGCTCAACCGGCGCGGCTTCGAGACACAACTAGCGTTTGCACTGGCCCTGGCACGGCGCAGCAGCCGGGCCCTGAGCCTGATTGCGGTGGATGTGGACCACTTCAAGCGCGTGAACGACACCTATGGCCATGGGGCCGGTGACGAGGTCCTGCGCAAACTGGCCCGCACGCTCGAAGCGCGGCTGCGTGGCTCGGACGTGATCGCCCGCCTGGGAGGGGAGGAGTTTGTGGCGCTGCTGCCAGATACCGACTTGGCAGGCGCCCAGGCCATTGCCCAGACACTGGTGACCGCCATGGCGGATCACCAAGACCCCGTGGTAGGCACCATCACGGTGAGTGCCGGTGTGGCCACCATGCGCAGCGCAGAGGACAAAGGCATCGACATCCTGCGCCGCGCAGACATTGCCCTCTACGAGGCCAAGGGTCAGGGCCGAAACAGGGTCTGCGTAGAAACATGA
- the dcd gene encoding dCTP deaminase codes for MSIKSDKWIRRMAAEHGMIEPFEPGQVREVEGRKIISYGTSSYGYDIRCAPEFKVFTNIHSTVVDPKNFDEKSFVDFEGDSCIIPPNSFALARTMEYFRIPRNVLTICLGKSTYARCGIIVNVTPFEPEWEGYVTLEFSNTTPLPARIYAGEGCAQVLFFESDKDDVCEVSYRDRGGKYQGQVGVTLPRA; via the coding sequence ATGAGCATCAAGAGCGACAAATGGATCCGCCGCATGGCGGCCGAGCACGGCATGATCGAGCCTTTCGAGCCGGGTCAGGTGCGCGAGGTTGAAGGCCGCAAGATCATCAGCTACGGCACCAGCAGCTACGGCTACGACATCCGCTGCGCGCCTGAATTCAAGGTCTTCACCAACATCCACAGCACGGTGGTGGACCCGAAGAATTTCGACGAAAAGAGCTTTGTTGATTTCGAGGGTGACAGCTGCATCATCCCGCCCAACAGCTTTGCGCTGGCCCGCACGATGGAGTACTTCCGCATCCCGCGCAACGTGCTCACCATCTGCCTTGGAAAAAGCACCTATGCGCGTTGCGGCATCATCGTCAACGTGACCCCGTTCGAGCCCGAGTGGGAAGGTTATGTGACGCTGGAGTTCTCCAACACCACACCGTTGCCCGCCCGCATCTATGCCGGTGAAGGCTGTGCCCAGGTGCTGTTTTTTGAGAGCGACAAGGATGACGTGTGCGAGGTCAGCTACCGCGACCGCGGCGGCAAGTACCAGGGGCAGGTCGGCGTCACGCTGCCCAGGGCCTGA
- the guaD gene encoding guanine deaminase produces MPVYRSALLRFADDGRALYEEDGLLAVGPDAQGRQRVLAVGAWQALAPRYVDQPVTRLPGRIIAPGFVDMHIHFPQTDVIGSPAEGLLPWLENYTFPHEKRFVAPDYSEQVAQFFVAELLRNGVTTALAFSTSHPASVDALFSEARRQHMRLITGKVLQDRHSPDGVRDNTEQSLIDTESLIQRWHGVDRLGYAITPRFAPTSTPEQLRGAGELAARYPDVWIQSHVAENRDEIRWARELFPESRSYLGVYDDFGLMRERAVYAHCIHFDDDDRALMHDTGAVAAVSPTSNLFLGSGFFDYVGADRMGFGYGLASDVGGGTSFSPFHTMLAAYYVGREGQTKQGLSLSPQQLWWQHTAGAARALGLEGVVGNLQPGCEADFVVLNPQATPLLERKTRQARNLDELLFALIVLGDDRLVEETVISQAKYGPRA; encoded by the coding sequence ATGCCTGTATACCGTTCCGCCTTGTTGCGTTTTGCCGATGACGGCCGTGCCCTCTATGAAGAAGATGGCCTTTTGGCCGTAGGGCCTGATGCCCAGGGCCGCCAGCGGGTGCTGGCGGTAGGCGCCTGGCAGGCGCTGGCCCCCCGCTACGTGGATCAACCGGTCACGCGCTTGCCGGGTCGTATCATCGCGCCGGGGTTTGTGGACATGCACATTCATTTCCCCCAGACCGATGTGATCGGATCGCCCGCCGAGGGCTTGCTGCCCTGGCTCGAAAACTACACCTTTCCCCACGAAAAGCGTTTTGTGGCCCCCGACTACAGCGAGCAGGTGGCGCAGTTTTTTGTGGCCGAGTTGCTGCGCAACGGCGTGACCACTGCGCTGGCGTTTTCTACCTCGCACCCCGCATCGGTGGACGCGCTGTTTTCGGAGGCCAGGCGCCAGCACATGCGCCTGATCACCGGCAAGGTGCTGCAGGACCGGCACTCGCCCGATGGTGTGCGCGATAACACGGAGCAAAGCCTGATTGACACCGAGTCGTTGATTCAGCGCTGGCACGGCGTGGACCGCCTGGGGTATGCCATCACCCCGCGTTTTGCACCCACCAGCACCCCCGAGCAACTGCGTGGTGCTGGAGAGCTGGCTGCGCGTTACCCCGATGTCTGGATCCAGTCGCATGTGGCTGAAAACCGCGACGAGATCCGCTGGGCGCGTGAGCTGTTCCCGGAATCGCGCAGCTACCTGGGTGTGTATGACGACTTTGGATTGATGCGTGAACGGGCGGTGTATGCGCACTGCATTCACTTTGACGATGACGACCGGGCCTTGATGCACGACACCGGCGCAGTGGCCGCTGTCAGCCCCACCAGCAACCTCTTCCTGGGCAGCGGGTTCTTTGACTACGTGGGTGCCGACCGCATGGGCTTTGGCTATGGTTTGGCCAGCGATGTGGGTGGCGGCACCAGTTTCAGTCCGTTTCACACCATGCTGGCCGCCTACTACGTGGGGCGCGAGGGCCAGACCAAACAGGGCCTGAGTCTGTCGCCCCAGCAGTTGTGGTGGCAACACACAGCGGGCGCGGCCAGGGCGTTGGGCCTGGAGGGCGTGGTCGGCAATTTGCAGCCGGGTTGTGAGGCGGATTTTGTGGTGCTCAACCCCCAGGCCACCCCACTTTTGGAGCGCAAGACGCGCCAGGCGCGCAACCTGGATGAGCTGTTGTTTGCGCTGATCGTGCTGGGTGATGACCGTCTGGTGGAGGAAACCGTGATTTCTCAAGCAAAATACGGCCCACGCGCTTGA
- a CDS encoding BMP family ABC transporter substrate-binding protein, whose product MYKNLAAALAVACFFSPVFSQTPTRAKAPPAEPVKAGFVYVSPITEAGWTRQHEEGRKAVEAALGSQVKTTFVENVAEGADAERVIRDLAATGHQIIFTPSFGYMEPTLKVAQDYPNVKFESITGYKTTANVAAANARYYEGRYLAGIAAGRMSKTGVAGFVAGFPIPEVLQGINAFTLGMRSVNPQALVKVVWLNVWFDPPKERDAAMALFNQDVDVIAFHTGSTAVMAAAQERGKMAVAYHSDMRRTGPDAQIVAVTHQWGRYYTERVRAAADGSWKSANVWGGVREGMIRVGDFGPRVPAAVQQEVQAAQKAIGAGKLQPFRAGKAPVRDNEGVVRIAAGQALTDAQILQMNWLTEGVVGKLAR is encoded by the coding sequence ATGTACAAAAACCTCGCAGCCGCGCTCGCGGTCGCCTGTTTTTTCTCCCCCGTTTTTTCCCAGACCCCGACCCGTGCCAAGGCACCGCCGGCCGAGCCTGTCAAGGCCGGTTTTGTCTATGTCTCGCCCATCACTGAAGCGGGCTGGACGCGCCAGCATGAAGAGGGGCGCAAGGCCGTGGAAGCGGCTCTGGGTAGCCAGGTCAAGACAACCTTTGTCGAAAACGTGGCCGAAGGCGCCGATGCCGAGCGCGTGATCCGCGACCTGGCTGCCACCGGGCACCAGATCATCTTCACCCCCAGCTTTGGCTACATGGAGCCCACGCTCAAGGTAGCGCAGGACTACCCGAACGTGAAGTTCGAGTCGATCACGGGCTACAAGACCACCGCCAATGTGGCCGCCGCCAACGCGCGCTACTACGAGGGTCGCTACCTCGCGGGCATTGCCGCAGGGCGCATGAGCAAGACGGGCGTGGCCGGTTTTGTGGCGGGTTTCCCCATCCCCGAGGTGCTGCAAGGCATCAATGCGTTCACGCTGGGCATGCGCTCGGTCAACCCGCAGGCCCTGGTCAAGGTGGTGTGGCTCAACGTCTGGTTCGACCCACCCAAGGAGCGTGACGCGGCCATGGCGCTGTTCAACCAGGACGTGGACGTGATCGCGTTTCATACGGGCTCCACCGCCGTCATGGCCGCCGCGCAGGAGCGCGGCAAGATGGCAGTGGCTTACCACTCGGACATGCGCCGCACCGGGCCGGATGCCCAGATCGTGGCCGTGACACACCAGTGGGGCCGCTACTACACCGAGCGCGTGCGCGCAGCGGCAGACGGCAGTTGGAAAAGCGCCAACGTCTGGGGTGGTGTGCGCGAGGGCATGATCCGCGTCGGCGACTTTGGTCCCCGGGTGCCTGCCGCTGTGCAGCAGGAGGTGCAGGCTGCGCAAAAAGCCATTGGTGCAGGCAAGCTGCAGCCTTTTCGTGCCGGCAAAGCCCCGGTGCGTGACAACGAAGGGGTGGTGCGGATCGCGGCGGGCCAGGCACTGACCGACGCGCAGATTCTGCAGATGAACTGGCTGACCGAGGGCGTGGTGGGCAAGCTGGCACGCTGA
- a CDS encoding methyl-accepting chemotaxis protein yields MFLSQISIGKRLTLVLGLILALFLASSVVAVVKLGQLGKEIDAMVNDNIKTERAGSDWLRHTTSGVQRAAAIAKSSDAGLIPYFAPATAASIRDTNELQKFIESKMNTPEKQQLFAKVGELRKNYLAAREEVSKFKQAGDAENASKVFAERFEPTSRSYLAGVQQMVDAQRAELDAAGKRSEELRAQTTLLLQICTGVSLLLGALLAWLLTTSITRPLRQAEAIAETIANMDLTGAPQSSYANDETGHLLRALDGMRSALHRSLQQVRGVVDSISTASTQIAIGNQDLSARTEQTASSLQETASSMEELTSTVRQSADSAVQANQLAVSAAQVAQRGGEVVAQVVNTMDEINASSKKISDIIGTIDGIAFQTNILALNAAVEAARAGEQGRGFAVVASEVRSLAQRSAQAAKEIKTLIGVSVEKVESGAALVQNAGTTMGEIVSSVRRVTDIIGEISAAASEQSQGIGQVNVAVTQLDQMTQQNAALVEESTAAAESLKEQASRLADVVGGFRLGAASQTLRLH; encoded by the coding sequence ATGTTTCTCAGTCAAATCTCCATTGGCAAGCGCTTGACCTTGGTGCTGGGCCTGATCCTGGCGCTGTTTTTGGCGAGCAGCGTGGTGGCGGTGGTCAAGTTGGGCCAGTTGGGCAAAGAGATTGACGCCATGGTCAACGACAACATCAAGACGGAGCGTGCTGGTTCCGACTGGTTGCGCCACACTACCTCGGGGGTGCAGCGCGCAGCGGCCATTGCCAAGAGCAGCGATGCGGGCCTGATTCCCTACTTTGCACCTGCCACGGCGGCGTCGATCCGCGACACCAACGAACTGCAGAAGTTCATTGAGTCCAAGATGAACACGCCCGAGAAGCAGCAGCTCTTTGCCAAGGTGGGCGAGCTGCGCAAGAACTATCTCGCGGCCCGCGAAGAGGTGAGCAAGTTCAAGCAGGCGGGGGACGCCGAGAACGCCAGCAAGGTTTTTGCCGAGCGGTTTGAGCCCACCTCGCGCAGCTACCTGGCGGGAGTGCAGCAAATGGTGGATGCCCAGCGCGCCGAACTGGACGCTGCGGGTAAACGCAGTGAGGAGTTGCGTGCCCAGACCACGCTGTTGCTGCAGATTTGCACCGGTGTCTCGCTGCTGCTGGGTGCCTTGCTGGCCTGGCTGTTGACCACCAGCATCACGCGCCCACTGCGCCAGGCCGAGGCCATTGCCGAGACCATTGCCAATATGGACCTGACCGGCGCGCCCCAGTCGAGTTACGCCAACGATGAAACCGGTCACCTGCTGCGCGCGCTGGACGGAATGCGCAGCGCGCTGCACCGTTCGCTGCAGCAGGTGCGCGGTGTGGTGGACAGCATCTCCACCGCCAGCACCCAGATCGCGATCGGCAACCAGGACCTGAGTGCCCGCACCGAGCAGACGGCCAGCAGCCTGCAGGAGACTGCCAGTTCGATGGAGGAGCTGACCAGCACCGTGCGCCAGAGCGCGGATTCTGCCGTGCAGGCCAACCAGCTGGCGGTCTCGGCCGCGCAGGTGGCGCAGCGTGGTGGCGAGGTGGTGGCCCAGGTGGTGAACACCATGGACGAGATCAATGCCAGCAGCAAGAAGATCTCAGACATCATCGGCACCATCGATGGCATTGCTTTCCAGACCAACATCCTGGCGCTGAATGCGGCCGTGGAAGCCGCCCGCGCAGGTGAGCAGGGGCGCGGTTTTGCCGTGGTGGCCAGCGAGGTGCGTTCGCTGGCCCAGCGCTCGGCCCAGGCCGCCAAGGAGATCAAGACACTGATCGGTGTGTCGGTGGAAAAGGTTGAGTCGGGTGCTGCACTGGTGCAGAACGCGGGCACCACCATGGGCGAAATCGTGAGTTCCGTGCGCCGGGTCACCGACATCATTGGCGAGATCAGTGCGGCGGCCTCGGAGCAAAGCCAGGGCATCGGCCAGGTGAACGTTGCGGTGACCCAGCTGGACCAGATGACCCAGCAAAATGCAGCCCTCGTGGAAGAGTCCACCGCTGCCGCCGAGAGCCTCAAGGAGCAGGCATCACGCCTGGCCGATGTCGTCGGGGGCTTCCGCCTGGGCGCCGCGTCGCAGACGCTGCGTCTGCACTGA
- a CDS encoding adenosine deaminase, producing MFKVPPISAERLPSLLRAMPKAELHIHIEGSLEPELIFALAQRNGLALPYASVEALRSAYAFTNLQSFLDIYYAGASVLLHEQDFYDMARAYLGRAARDNVLHAEIFFDPQTHTARGVAMETVINGLHRACEDARTELGISATLILCFLRHLSEESAFETLEQAMPLLDKMVGVGLDSSELGHPPEKFARVFARCRELGLHLVAHAGEEGPPAYIWSALDVLKVERIDHGVQAVHDAALMQRLAQDRIALTVCPLSNQKLCVFPNLADHNLGKLLDAGLAATVNSDDPAYFGGYLNENFTQVFAATGLTARHAYQLAFNSFEASFVGNAEKRVWEHKLKEVFERCVEHDY from the coding sequence ATGTTCAAAGTCCCCCCTATCTCTGCAGAGCGCCTGCCGAGCCTGCTGCGCGCTATGCCCAAGGCCGAATTGCACATCCACATCGAGGGTTCGCTGGAGCCCGAGCTGATTTTTGCCCTGGCCCAGCGCAATGGCCTGGCTTTGCCGTACGCCAGCGTGGAGGCCCTGCGCAGCGCCTATGCGTTCACCAATCTGCAGAGTTTTCTCGACATTTACTACGCGGGAGCCAGCGTGCTGCTGCACGAGCAGGACTTTTATGACATGGCGCGTGCCTACCTCGGCCGCGCGGCGCGCGACAACGTGCTGCATGCCGAAATTTTCTTCGACCCTCAAACCCACACTGCGCGTGGTGTGGCCATGGAGACGGTCATCAACGGCCTGCACCGTGCCTGTGAAGATGCACGCACCGAACTGGGCATCAGCGCCACGCTGATCCTGTGCTTCCTGCGCCACCTGAGCGAGGAATCTGCCTTCGAGACGCTGGAGCAGGCCATGCCGCTGCTCGACAAAATGGTGGGTGTAGGCCTTGATTCAAGCGAATTGGGTCACCCGCCCGAGAAGTTTGCGCGCGTGTTTGCGCGCTGCCGCGAGCTGGGTCTGCACCTGGTGGCCCATGCCGGCGAGGAGGGCCCTCCTGCGTACATCTGGAGCGCACTGGATGTGCTCAAAGTGGAGCGTATCGACCACGGTGTGCAAGCCGTGCACGATGCCGCACTGATGCAGCGCCTGGCGCAAGACCGCATTGCGCTCACCGTGTGCCCTTTGTCCAACCAGAAGCTGTGTGTGTTCCCAAACCTGGCAGACCATAACCTGGGCAAGCTGCTCGATGCCGGGTTGGCGGCCACGGTCAATTCGGACGACCCCGCCTACTTTGGCGGCTACCTCAACGAAAACTTCACACAGGTGTTTGCTGCCACGGGCCTCACCGCCCGCCATGCCTACCAGCTGGCGTTCAATAGCTTTGAGGCGAGTTTTGTGGGCAATGCCGAAAAGAGGGTGTGGGAGCACAAGCTTAAAGAGGTATTTGAGCGGTGTGTGGAACACGACTATTGA
- a CDS encoding aromatic ring-hydroxylating dioxygenase subunit alpha gives MVESTLWHPVALSEAVAAQAPLAVQVLEQPVVLWRDGQGVVHALADQCPHRGARLSLGRVTPQGQLECPYHGWQFAAGGQCTHVPALPTFVPPATHCARHFKVQEAYGLVWVRMASGDQDLPTFAAESDARLRKLNCGPYDVAASAPRIIENFLDMSHFGFVHEGWLGSREATAIDDYRVEPTPTGLLATGCKAWQPQSNLHSTAAAQVEYTYEVTAPYAAVLTKVPEVGTTSVNGWRESIALFICPVTPVRSRVWFRLAVADFESPDAKLQAFQHTIFTQDQPVLESQMPQCLPLDLRAELHTAADKASSAYRRFLRQSGTTFGVC, from the coding sequence ATGGTGGAATCAACGTTGTGGCACCCGGTGGCGCTGTCAGAGGCGGTGGCGGCGCAGGCACCGCTGGCCGTGCAGGTGCTGGAACAACCGGTGGTGTTGTGGCGTGATGGCCAAGGCGTTGTGCACGCGCTGGCCGACCAGTGCCCGCACCGGGGTGCCCGCCTGTCGCTGGGCCGCGTGACGCCCCAGGGCCAGCTGGAGTGCCCCTACCATGGCTGGCAGTTTGCGGCCGGTGGGCAATGCACCCATGTGCCCGCACTGCCCACTTTTGTACCCCCGGCCACGCACTGCGCCAGACACTTCAAGGTGCAGGAGGCCTATGGCCTGGTATGGGTGCGCATGGCCTCGGGCGACCAGGATCTGCCCACATTCGCTGCAGAAAGTGATGCCCGCCTGCGCAAGCTCAACTGCGGTCCCTACGACGTAGCGGCCAGTGCGCCGCGCATCATCGAGAATTTTCTGGACATGTCGCATTTCGGCTTTGTGCACGAAGGCTGGCTGGGCAGCCGCGAAGCGACGGCCATCGACGACTACCGCGTGGAGCCCACGCCCACGGGCCTGCTGGCCACGGGCTGTAAAGCGTGGCAACCGCAATCCAACCTGCATTCCACGGCGGCAGCCCAGGTCGAATACACCTACGAAGTCACGGCCCCCTATGCAGCCGTGCTGACCAAGGTGCCCGAGGTGGGCACCACATCGGTGAATGGCTGGCGCGAGTCGATTGCGTTGTTCATCTGCCCTGTGACACCGGTACGCAGCCGCGTATGGTTTCGCCTGGCAGTGGCTGATTTTGAGTCACCCGACGCCAAGCTGCAGGCCTTTCAGCACACCATTTTCACGCAGGACCAGCCCGTGCTGGAGTCGCAGATGCCACAGTGCCTGCCGCTTGATCTGCGCGCGGAGTTGCATACCGCTGCCGACAAGGCATCATCTGCCTATCGTCGTTTTTTGCGCCAGAGCGGCACCACTTTTGGAGTTTGCTGA
- a CDS encoding BMP family ABC transporter substrate-binding protein — translation MTDLQKRSLLKVAALSAVAAAALVGCGKKEEPAPAPAPAPAPVAEAPAPKPEPLKIAFAYVGPVGDGGWSFAHDNGRKAVEKEFGDKVVTSFVESVPESADAERVLRDLAGQGNKVIFGTTFGYMESMLKVAEDNKGVKFEHATGYKTAENMRTYDSRTYEGAYMAGIIAGAMTKSNTLGVVGSVPIPEVIRNINSFTLGAQSVNPKIKTKVVWVNEWFSPPKETEAATSLINGGADILFQNTDSPAVLKTAQEKGKRAFGWDSDMTAYGPKAHLASAVINWGPYYVKATKDVLDGNWASGQSWWGVKEGAIDIVSIAEDVPADTKAKVEAVKKGLADGSFSIWKGPIVGQDGKPVLEKDAVADDKFLGGINFYVKGVEGKIPGGDKK, via the coding sequence ATGACTGATCTGCAGAAACGCTCCCTGCTCAAAGTGGCAGCGCTCTCCGCCGTGGCTGCTGCCGCCCTCGTGGGCTGTGGCAAGAAGGAAGAACCGGCACCGGCCCCCGCGCCTGCTCCGGCCCCTGTGGCAGAGGCACCGGCTCCCAAGCCCGAGCCACTGAAGATTGCGTTTGCCTATGTCGGCCCTGTGGGTGACGGTGGCTGGTCGTTTGCCCACGACAACGGCCGCAAGGCCGTCGAGAAGGAGTTTGGCGACAAGGTGGTGACGAGCTTCGTTGAAAGCGTGCCTGAATCGGCCGACGCCGAGCGCGTGCTGCGCGACCTGGCTGGCCAGGGCAATAAGGTGATCTTTGGCACGACCTTTGGCTACATGGAGTCCATGCTCAAAGTGGCAGAAGACAACAAGGGTGTGAAGTTCGAACATGCCACCGGCTACAAGACGGCCGAGAACATGCGTACCTATGACAGCCGCACCTACGAAGGCGCGTACATGGCGGGCATCATCGCGGGCGCCATGACCAAGTCGAACACGCTGGGCGTGGTGGGCTCGGTGCCTATCCCTGAAGTGATCCGCAACATCAACAGCTTCACGCTGGGTGCGCAGTCGGTCAACCCCAAGATCAAGACCAAGGTGGTGTGGGTGAACGAATGGTTCAGCCCACCGAAGGAAACAGAAGCCGCGACCAGCCTGATCAACGGCGGTGCCGACATCCTGTTCCAGAACACCGACTCGCCCGCCGTGCTCAAGACGGCCCAAGAAAAGGGCAAGCGCGCCTTCGGTTGGGATTCGGACATGACCGCCTACGGCCCCAAGGCCCACCTGGCGTCGGCCGTGATCAACTGGGGCCCTTACTACGTCAAGGCCACCAAGGATGTGCTGGATGGCAACTGGGCGTCTGGCCAGAGCTGGTGGGGTGTGAAGGAAGGCGCTATCGACATCGTCTCCATTGCTGAAGATGTGCCTGCCGACACCAAGGCCAAGGTCGAAGCCGTGAAGAAGGGCCTGGCCGACGGCAGCTTCAGCATCTGGAAGGGCCCCATCGTGGGTCAGGACGGCAAGCCTGTGCTCGAAAAAGACGCGGTGGCTGACGACAAGTTCCTGGGCGGCATCAACTTCTACGTCAAGGGCGTGGAAGGCAAGATCCCTGGCGGCGACAAGAAATAA
- a CDS encoding ABC transporter permease: MESYALLIGATLSAGTVLAIAALGLLINEKAGIVNLGAEGMMLCAAIAGFATVVHTGNTWLGFAAGMAAGAVLAAIFGVLVIWLNTNQYATGLALSLFGVGFSAFAGISYVQAKLPELPKYAVPVLGDVPLLGPALFQQHPLVYLTMLLVAGLIWFLYRSRAGLVLRSVGESPESAHALGYPVRRIRLAAVVVGGALCGLAGAYISTVYTPLWVEGMVAGRGWIALALTTFATWRPARVLLGAYLFGGVTMLQFHLQATGVQVASQLLSMLPYVATIVVLALISRNPAWIRINMPASLGKSFYPGS; encoded by the coding sequence ATGGAGTCTTATGCACTGCTTATCGGCGCCACGCTCAGTGCGGGCACCGTGTTGGCCATTGCAGCACTTGGCCTGCTGATCAACGAAAAGGCCGGCATCGTCAACCTGGGCGCCGAGGGCATGATGCTGTGCGCCGCCATTGCAGGATTTGCCACCGTGGTGCACACGGGCAATACCTGGCTCGGGTTTGCGGCAGGCATGGCCGCTGGCGCCGTGCTGGCCGCTATCTTTGGTGTGCTGGTGATCTGGCTCAATACCAACCAGTACGCCACCGGGCTCGCGCTCAGCCTGTTCGGGGTGGGGTTCTCGGCCTTTGCCGGCATCAGCTATGTGCAGGCCAAGCTGCCCGAGCTGCCGAAGTACGCCGTTCCTGTGTTGGGCGATGTGCCGCTGCTCGGCCCCGCGCTGTTCCAGCAGCACCCGCTGGTGTACCTCACCATGCTGCTGGTGGCGGGGCTGATCTGGTTTTTGTACCGCTCGCGTGCGGGTCTGGTGCTGCGTTCGGTGGGTGAATCCCCTGAGTCGGCCCACGCGTTGGGTTACCCGGTGCGCCGTATCCGGCTGGCGGCCGTGGTGGTCGGGGGTGCGCTGTGCGGGCTGGCGGGTGCCTACATCTCTACGGTCTACACCCCGCTGTGGGTGGAGGGCATGGTGGCCGGGCGCGGCTGGATTGCGCTAGCGCTCACCACCTTTGCCACCTGGCGCCCGGCACGGGTGTTGCTTGGTGCTTACCTGTTTGGTGGGGTGACCATGTTGCAGTTCCATTTGCAGGCCACGGGCGTGCAGGTGGCCAGCCAGTTGCTGAGCATGCTGCCCTATGTAGCCACCATCGTGGTGCTGGCGCTGATCTCGCGCAACCCGGCGTGGATCCGTATCAACATGCCGGCGTCGCTGGGCAAGTCGTTCTATCCGGGCTCGTAG